TTATGGGGGTGCACAGTACCATCGAGCCATGGCAGAATTTCGATTTGTTGTGGGGGGAATGAAATGCCCTCAAATTACTCGTGAAGAAATTGTAAATGCATGTGGAGTTGAAGACATCCATGATGGAACTAACTACTCTAGGTATTCATGGATTTCTGAGTGAGCCATTAATGCAGTGCAAGTTGTCTATAGGTTGTAAAACTCCTCCCTTTTATTTGCAGTCAAACTTTATTTTTCCAACTTGTTTTTTATGCGCTCTCAGGACGGCATGTGTGATAGCTGTAGCAAAGGCTCGTGATACATTTGAACCTTTTCTTTATCAGGTGActagtaatatttttttttcttaacaaaATAATTGATCTGCATTTTCATCCTCCTCCATGCCCCGCGTCCCCAAAGCACATATGCAGTCAATCCCTCACTTctcttaaaacataaagtatgcattttttttaatctgTTGACCAATGATACAGCAGATAGTGATTTCATTTATACTCACATAATAGCATTTTCCAACTGTACAACTACTTCAAAAAAGTCAGCTCATAGAGAAGCAAGTAACCTATTCAAAATTCTCTGGTGCTGATGTGTATATTGTTAATAGAAGGGTGAAAGTGTACATtagttttaaaagttaaatgCAATATAATCCAAGTGAATAAAAGCAGAATCCCTGTGCATATCTTGTCTGAAAATCCAGGGTGTTTGGTGTTTAttgtttacttttatttttcaaattttgttGAACAGAACGGAATTGAGTATTAGGGATTTAGGCTGGTTTGCATAGGAAATATCTTATTAATATTAGTTCTATTCAAGTTGCATGACCAGTATCTGAGCTTctgtaaatgaaatttttttttatctattgatTTGGGCTTCcaaatttcattttttgtttatttgtcTTTGCCATCTATTGCAAAATTTTGTTTGCCACCCCCCTTCCTCCAACACACATATTAAGTTGAATATAGATTTTAGAATGAATTTCTTTTGCTGGTGCAGTTGGGTAATAGGCTTTTGTACATCCTGAAGAGACTGCTTCCCATCTCTGTCTATCTGCTTCAGGTATGGATTTTGTTTATTGGGGGTTGCTGGTGTTTATTTTCTGAACCAAATGATTCTATTTGTATCCTACTTTAACTGACTTGTGACAGAAAGATGGTGAGTATCTAAGCGGTCATGATGTATTCCTTAGGAGGGTTGCTTATGCCTTCAATAACTTCGCAGAATCTACAGAAAGAGCATGCCGTGAAAAGTAAATTGTTTCTTTTGttacattaatttatattcattattttaattgtttttcttttccTATTGCTAATTTATCATTTACCTGAATTTTTTTGCAAACATTAAAATGCAATAACATAGGCCTGAATCATGAACTGTGAATTTCACATTTCCCGGGAGTATGAGCTAATATGAAAATATGTGGTTCCTACAATTTATTGCATTATGCTGTGATGGATGATGTTTCTTGGATCTATTCATGTTTCTTAGAGTTTACAGGaacaattgaattgaattcttgtaAATCCTTGATTTCAAACGTTGGGTAAATGTTTTTGTTCTACACACTTGTTTACTTTGTTTTCATCTATGTGCTAGTTGATGTAACAATCTCTGTTGTGATTGTTGTAGCAAATCTCCCTCTTTGGATGAAATGTTCAGAAATATCagatgtgattttttttattaagccTTCAAATTGTTGTCTTTCCCACTGAATCTGTATTGCCATCCTATGATAAAAACTGTTGTTTCCTCATTAATGTtctctttctttaatttttttccagATGTATGGAGGATTTAGTGAGCACCACACGTTACGTAACATGGTCTCTCCACAATAAGGTCAAAGACATTTGTGATATAAGGCATTAAATTGGATGGGCATAATACTTTTAGATCTATTCTTTGCGGATGTTTCATTTAGCTGTTGAGAGTTAGCTAATAGTGGTTTGACTCCCAACAGCTAAGTTATTCTTTTTGGTAAAGTTCAATAAAAAATTGGTAGTTGTTGGGACACTGAACCAGATTGATGCGAAAAGCTCCATATAGAGCTTTTCTGCTCACCTGATAGctgatttcattttattttttgtttggaCTAAACCACCCTTATTAAAATTCATTGATAACAAAATCAACATATCGATGGCAACCACTTACATGACCAAATAGTTAACATTTAGCAACTGTCAGCTATTAGCAACAAAAAGTGGCTAAACTTAAACAAGCTCTTAAAATCCACAAACTTCTGAATGTGTTTATTTTGTTAGTCCATTTGACATGCATTCACTCACTTTGATGTCAAACGATAGAATCGATCTGGGCTACGCCAATTCTTGGATTCCTTTGGTGGCACAGAGCAGTCTTCGGTGGGAGCTAATTCTGTATCAGCTGGTGTCTCCCAAGACTCGTCCTTGGTAACTGCAAATGAGAAGCATGAGAATAAGTCAAGGACAGAAGTTAAGCTGTGTCATTTGGCCTCAGGAATTGATTCAGGGTCTTCTGTTCAGGCAACAGAAACAAGGCTCGCTGATCTTCTAGACAACACACTTTGGAATCGGAGACTCGCTCCTTCATCTGAAAGGATTGTTTATGCTCTGGTACAACAGATATTCCATGGCATAAGAGAGTATTTCTTGGCATCGGCTGAATTGAAGGTTTAAGCATTTTCCATGATTATTTTAACTGATTGATGAGGAAAAGCTACCAACTAGTTAATAGCTCCCTTTTTACACACACATACACTTACTGTTGTATCTTCTCCTAAGTTTTCACTTGCTGTTTGCAGTTCAATTGTTTTCTTTTGATGCCGGTTATAGACAAGTTGCCTGCACTTCTCCGGCAGGACTTAGAATCTGCTTTTGAAGATGATTTGGATAATGTTTTTGACATCACCAATCTAAGGCATTCATTGGATCAGCAAAAGAGAGAAGTAGAGATTGAGATGAAAAgggtatatttttctttttcaagttTTCATTTTCCTCCCTTGCTTTCTTTACCATACAAAATCAATCACGAAATTTTCCGTGTTTGCAGATTAAGAGGCTGAAAGACAAATTTAGGTTGATATATGAACAACTTAATTTGCATCAAGTCAAGGCTGTTCCTGCTACTTCCAAGGAATGACTCCTGAACAAGAATGTCACAAAGGCAAGATGTAGCGAACTATTGCATAGTTACTTCATTTCTcgctctccctctctctctctatctctcggCAACCTCCATTAGATTATCTCAGAAGAACAATGGTCAAACTCTCATTTAAGGCATCCTTCTACTCTGATCTGGCCATAATTTTATTACTTAGTGGTCATGTTGATTTAATTAGAAGCTCTAGTGTGATTCTTAGAACAGGCATGCAGTAGCTGTATCTGTTTGAGCAAATTGGCATTTGGAATCAGTACTTCCATTTTGGATACTCTTTGAACTTCTAAATATTAGTTTGACTAAATCAAAACGCTAAATGCTACTTTTAAAAGTTTTCAAAAAGGGCCAACCTGCAAACGAAGTGGACTCTCAAAGCAGAGGAGGGGCTGCCATTGAACTTTCTATAGAACTCAGACAAGTTACATTTCTGTTCTGCCCTAAAGAGAGGGTGCTTTGTTTGTGGGAGTTTTTCTTCTATTACAAGGGAGATCGAATCCATTATTGTCAAAGGCATTCTCATTCTTTtgcccaaaaaaaaaataataataatagcatTGTTATTGTCTTCTTAGGTTTGGTTTGATGGATTTTAAAATCAGGGAATTCAAAAAATCAATACAATTTGATTGGAGAttgaattaattcaaaaaaaattggCAATAAGCAAGAATAAAGTAAGAATAAAAAGTTTGGAGCAAGGAATCATCACTGTGTTGGAGATTGAATTAATTAAGCAAGGAAGACTTTTCTGAGCTGTCTCTATTTGTAGATTCCCTCTCTTCCACACGTATTCTTCCATTCTCTTTATCCCATGCACTCATATAAGAACTTCACTTCCCATGCTTCAGCTCTCCATGCAAACACAAAGCTTTGGAAGTGTAATTCAGATGGCTCGAAATCTCAGTTTACAAGGAGCTTTCCTGTTCATTTTCTTTATCATTGCATCAGGTAGCCTCCTGTTTCTTAACTCAGTATGTCTTTTctcagttttttttattatatgatttAAATTTTGAGTATATTTTTTGATCGCCGAATTATGATCCAATTCGAAAATTTtacaattgaataaaaaaatcaatatcaaaTGTGAGATTTCACGAAACAGATCGGAATTAAACACTTTAaattttgagagttttgatagatttcattattttttttattaaaataaaattttatcattgtCTTACATTTAAATATAGATCTTACGattaaattatgataatttatatatatatatatttttaatattgagtTGTACGGATGTTTAGTATTGTGTGTTTATTCAATAATTTCTTTTGCAGTAACCTTTTGGaaaaaatttatgtttaatGTCTTTAACAGCACAAAATACTTCCACAACTACAAAAACCTTCACCTTGTTCAACAACTGCAAAGGGACAATATGGCCTGCAATTATTACAAAAGGTGACAACAATCGTGGCGATGGTTTTGTCCTGAAGCCAGCCCAAACAGCCTCCTACACTGCCTCAAGTGGCTGGAGCGGCCGGATATGGGCTCGAACTGGTTGCAATTTCAACAACAATGGTGTTGGATCATGTCAAACAGGCAGCTGTGGAACCTCTCTAAATTGTTCAGGCCCAAGTAGCCCACCCAACACAATTGCCGAATTTACCCTTGGAGATACCGATTTTTACGATGTTAGCCTTGTGGATGGTTTTAATTTACCTATTGGAATTTTACCCCTTAATGGCAAAGGAAATTGTAGCAATGCAGGCTGTGAATCAGATCTCCGGGGTAGTTGCCCGTCAGAGCTCTCCGTTAAGTCCAACGGGCAGGTCGTTGCTTGCCGGAGCGCCTGCGATGTGTTTAACACCGATGAGTACTGCTGTAGAGGAGCATATAGTGAGCCAGTGGCATGTGTGTCATCAAATTATTCCAAAGTTTTTAAGCAAGCTTGCCCTGCAGCATCTAGCTATGCATTTGATAAAGATTCAACAAGTATTATAACTTGTTCTGCATCAGATTATGCTGTCACCTTCTGTGCATCAAGGTGATCGAGCTCATATTTTTCAAGAAAATTACATCTTTTAATTAATGggaattttacttttttctGATTTTTAATTTGCTGatgtaattttgttgatggatTTTAGGAATCAAGCTTTATGCAGTTACCATGATAACAAGGTAGTATGCAATAAAGCAAATGGCTCAAAAGCACTACTACCCAATGGATGGTGGAATCTGATGGTGATATTGCCTTTGCTATTTATTTTGCAAATCAAGATTTAGCAATATAGACAAATTTGTTCTATATAGATATGTAatataaatgtatagagattTATATAGACTCTACTATTATTTTACGTTATAAATTCATGTCTGATgtgtaaattaatttttgaattgaaataatattttatttttactcgtagttattttacttataaacaatttattttatcttgtttcttttattttttgttttttgtaaTTTCAAATCTGTAaattataatagtaaatttatattttaagagcaatgaaaaaattaatattataaaaataataaataataaaaattatgggattcacattataattttcttttttcacctATATTACTATTTGTTTTTTCATTAAGGCTTTAAAGTTTTATTCCTCAGAAATTTACtaaaagaaaattgattttCCAAGATATAATAACGTGTTATTTGAATTTTTCAAAAACAACTGgggactaattaattaaattagtaaaaATAGATTGTCCAAAAACTAAATATTTCAAGAGAAGGGGCAAAAAAAACAATCAACTCCATCTCCCCCCGCCACCAATAGATGATTAGCCAGTCCGCTTCATCTGCTAAGCTGGGTTCTTAGTCTCTGCTATTGAAAGTACTATTCTCAGATCTGAGTTTTTATTGTAAGAAAATTTCACTTGTTGAGCTTGGTTTCTGTGTTGCAATCCATCTCTTCTCAGACCTGAGTTCTTGGTTTCTTCTATTCTCGTTCCTAATGGAGGCGGTGACCGCTATTGGAGGTGCCATTCTCTCTGCTTCCTTTCTGGAGCTGTTTGATAGGATGACGTCTATGGAGTTGCTGAAGTATGCCCAAGAAGGAAACGTCCTTGTTGAACTCAAGAAATGGGAGAGGATGTTGAAGAAACTTTACTTGGTACTTGACGATGCCGAGGAAAAACAGTGGGAGAATCCATTGGTAAAGATGTGGGTAAGCGATCTTAGGGACTTGGCTTATGATGCGGAGGACGTTCTCGATGAACTTGCAACTGAGGCTCAGCGGCGCAAGCTGAAGGTGGAACCTCTGGCCCGTGCAAGTAAGTCATGGAAAATCATTTCTACTGTTTTTGCTTGTATAAATCCAAATACTATTAAGTTCAATGCTGCAATGGTTTCCAAGATAGAGAGAATCAGTACCCGATTAGATGAGATTGTCAAAGAAAAGAACAATCTGCATATAGTAGAGTCTAGAGGAAGTACTAGTCAAGTGAGAACAAGACTACCCACAACTTCTTTGGTGAACGAATCAAAGATTTACGGGAGGGAAAATGATAAGAACAAAATACTTGATCTTTTGAAGAAAAAAGGAATTGGTGGAAATGTCTCAGTGATTCCCATAGTTGGCATGGGAGGCGTCGGCAAGACGACTCTTGCTCAGCTCATCTTCAATGATGCCACACTGGTGTTTGATCTTAAATCTTGGGTTTTCGTTGGTGAAGATTTTGATGTTCTTACAATGACTAAAACGATTCTTCAATCAGTGGTTTGTGAAGGTACATATGGTGAAGATTTGAATTTGCTTCAGATAAAACTAAAGGATAAGCTCTCTcagaagaaatttttgattGTGCTTGATGATGTTTGGACAGAAAACTATGATAATTGGACTCTCTTTTGCAGTCCTTTTGCAGTAGGAGCACCTGGAAGCATAATTATTATCACAACTCGCAATGAGAGCGTCTCATCTATGATGGGTACCATTCGAGGTTATTCTCTTAAGCAGTTGTCACATGAAGATTGCTTTTCTGTATTTGCACAACATGCTTTGGGAGCCATAAATTTTGATGAGCACTCGGAATTAGAAGACATAGGCAAAGAAATCGTTAAAAGATGTCATGGATTGCCCTTAGCAGCCAAGGCTCTTGGAGGCTTGTTGAGAGGTACCGCAAATCGTAacatatgggaggaagtgttaAACAACAACATTTGGGATTTGCCTGATTACAAAAACAACATTATTCCAGCTTTGAGGTTAAGTTATCTTCATCTTCCTTCTCATTTAAAGCGATGCTTTGCTTATTGCTCTATTTTTCCTAAGGATTATGAATTCGATCTGGATGAGTTAGTTTTGTTATGGATGGCAGAGGGTTTTCTATATATATCAAAGAAGATGAAGCAGCTAAAAGATTTGGGATGCCAGTATTTTCATGATTTATTGTCTAGATCGTTTTTTCAACAATCTACTAGGAATAAATCTCGATATGTAATACATGACCTCATGCATGATTTAGCCCAATCTGTCACTGAAGAGACATGTTTTCATTTGGGCGAAAAGATGGATGATACAAATCTATGCACAAAGGTTCGGCATTCTTCATTCACTACTCATTGGTATGATACCTGGTTAAGATTTGAGGGCTTTCACAAAGTGACAGGTTTACGAACATTCTTAGCATTGCCAAAACATTATGGCCATTTAACTGGTAAGGTGCTACAAGACTTGATGCCAAAGTTAAAGTGCTTGAGGGCTCTGTCACTTTCTGGTTATTGGATTGAGGAGTTGCCAAGTTCTATTAGTGCCTTAAAGCATTTAAGGTATCTCAACTTATCTTGCACTCTAATCAAAAGATTGCCCAAGTCAGTGGCTGAACTGTTAAACTTGCAAACGTTAATACTAAGTGGATGTGTTTGTCTTATTGAGTTACCCTCATGCATAGGCAACTTAATTAACTTGCAATGCCTTGATATTAGTGGTACAGATGAATTAAACGAGATGCCACTGCAAATTGGCAATTTGGCAAATATTCACACACTGACCAAGTTTATTGTGGGAAAAGATAATGGACTCAATATAAAAGAGCTGAAGAAATTTCCTCATATATCAGGTTTTCTTCATATTTCAAGGATAGAAAATGTGCTGAACATTCGCGAAGCAGAGCTTGCCAATTTAATGGAGAAGCAGCGCCTACAAGAACTAGACTTGGAGTGGGCAGAACTAGACTTGAATTCCTATGGTTCCAGAGATCCAAGTGATGAAGTGCAGGTTCTCAACTCATTACGGCCTCCTCAAAATCTATTACGGCTTTCAATTAAATCGTTTGGTGGAACTGAATTGCCCTTGTGGATAGGAGATCCCACATTCTCAAATATGGCAAGGCTAAAGCTTTGTAATTGTGGCAACATCACGTCACTACCACCACTTGGACAACTGCCCTCACTTGAAGAGTTGAGCATACAAGGCATGAACAGAGTGAAGAAAGTGGGCGTCGAGTTCCATGGGAATGGTTTATCTTTTGCTTGCCTGAAGACTCTAACTATCCAGGATATGTTGGAGTGGGAACAATGGTCTTGGTCTCGATGTGGGAATGAGGAGGCTGCAGTAACATTTCCTAATCTGCATAAGCTTGAATTGCGAAATTGTCCGAAGCTTTCTAGTAAATTACCCAGCTGTCTACAATCTCTGCAAGAACTGTCAATTGAATACTGTCAAGAAATGGTCCTCAGAAGTCTGTCTGATCTCACATCTCTGACTATCTTGCGCATTCATGAGGTCTCAGGTCTTGTAAGTTTACATGAAGCCCATATAGAGACATTGGTGGCACTAGAAGATTTGAGGATTGAAGCTTGTCATCAGTTAAAGTACTTGTGGAAATATGGAACTAGTTTATACAAACTTGCTTGTCTAACGCATTTAGGCGTCAATGGTTGTGAGCAACTGGTGTCATTGATAGAGGGAGAGGAAGGGCAATTGCCTTGTAATCTTCAAGTCTTGAAGATAATTGGTTGTCATAATTTGGACAAGCTGCCAAATGGGCTGCACAGCCTAACATCTCTAAGAGATCTGATCATCTCATTCTGTACAAAACTCTTGTCATTCCCAGCAACAAGATTGCCATACAGTTTGAGATGTCTTGAAATCCAAGGTTGTGATTCTCTAGAGTCCCTGCCTGAGGGTATCATGTGTGATGTTAACGACATCAAACAGACCTCTGTGCTTGAGACATTGAAAATCTGCACATGTAGATCTCTGATGTCTTGTCCAATTGGTGAGTTTCCTGCTTCGCTTAAGACTCTTAAGATCAAATGTTGTAATTGGCCGACACAGTTGTTACAGTCAGCATTCCATGGATTATCTCAGCTCAGATATCTAAGCATAGTAGACTGTCAACAATTACTGTCCTTCCAAGAAACAGGATTGCCTATGCACTCTCTTATCTCTCTAACCATCGGACAATGTGAGAATTTGAGGTTGCTGCCAAACCCAATGCATGATCTCCATTCTCTCAAGTATTTGTATATAAATAACTGTGAAGGTCTGGTGTCCTTTCCAGAAGGGGGTTTGCCGGTGAACTTGACTGAGCTTTCCATAAGTAGCTGTGGAGGCCTAGAGTCCTTTCCCCAAAGGGGATTGCCACCAAAATTAACCCAGCTTTCCATTCAGTATTGCAAGAATATTAAACAGCCCATGAGAGAGTGGGGACTCCACAAACTAACCTCTCTTAGACACTTTAGAATATATGGCAGCAGTCCAAGTACAAAGATGTTTGATTCCTTTCCAGATGCTGATGGCTTACTGCTTCCCACTTCATTGACCTACGTCAAGATTTGTGAACTCGAGAATCTGAAATCCATCTCAAAGGGACTCCAAAAGGTCACCTCTCTACAATGCTTATGTTTTGAGAGTTGCCAAAATCTCTTGTACTTGCCAGAGGAGGGCTTCCCTGATACACTTGAACATCTAATAATAATTGGATGTCCTCATTTGGCAGAGCGGTGTTGTAAAAACAAAGGAGTTTATTGGCCTATCATTTCCCACTTACCCTATGTTGAGACTTGAGATATTTAAAGCCCATCTCTAATACATTCATGGTCCAGATGAAGAATGAGGATGCAATCTGCAGCATTACATCGATGAGGTATGAACCATTATTTCAAAACCcctttaaaatcataaaactaaATAATGGAAGTTTTACTTATTTTCAATTTGTAATTATTGATATCTGTTGATGGATTTTAGGGATCACATTGTATGTAGTTACCATGGTGTGCAACACAGCAAATTAATGGCTCAAGAGCAATACTACCGTATGGATGGTGGAATGTGATGGTGACATTGCCTTTGGTATGTAATTTACAATCCAGGATTTAGCAGTATCTGTAATTATGTATGGTATGTGAATTCATTTTCTAAAATGAAAATGGAAGTTTAGAAAAAGTCATTTTGCCTCTCAACTTTATTTTCATCCGATTTATCTCTTCGATATTGAAATTGTGAAGGACTTGATTCCTGCGATATGGAAGCGAGTACATTGCCTTTGGCATTTAATCGCGATCCAGGATTTAGTCAGTTTCTGAGATCATGTATGGTGTGTAAATTCATTTCTGAAATGAAACTTGGAGTTTCCTCatgtttgctttttttttttcttggttaTTTCACTTGTAAATAATTTGTTCCAACACAAGGACTTTTACTTTTCTCGTCTCTTTTATCTTTGTCTCTTCTTGTAATTTCAAAACCTGCACAA
This region of Manihot esculenta cultivar AM560-2 chromosome 10, M.esculenta_v8, whole genome shotgun sequence genomic DNA includes:
- the LOC110624047 gene encoding putative disease resistance RPP13-like protein 1 yields the protein MEAVTAIGGAILSASFLELFDRMTSMELLKYAQEGNVLVELKKWERMLKKLYLVLDDAEEKQWENPLVKMWVSDLRDLAYDAEDVLDELATEAQRRKLKVEPLARASKSWKIISTVFACINPNTIKFNAAMVSKIERISTRLDEIVKEKNNLHIVESRGSTSQVRTRLPTTSLVNESKIYGRENDKNKILDLLKKKGIGGNVSVIPIVGMGGVGKTTLAQLIFNDATLVFDLKSWVFVGEDFDVLTMTKTILQSVVCEGTYGEDLNLLQIKLKDKLSQKKFLIVLDDVWTENYDNWTLFCSPFAVGAPGSIIIITTRNESVSSMMGTIRGYSLKQLSHEDCFSVFAQHALGAINFDEHSELEDIGKEIVKRCHGLPLAAKALGGLLRGTANRNIWEEVLNNNIWDLPDYKNNIIPALRLSYLHLPSHLKRCFAYCSIFPKDYEFDLDELVLLWMAEGFLYISKKMKQLKDLGCQYFHDLLSRSFFQQSTRNKSRYVIHDLMHDLAQSVTEETCFHLGEKMDDTNLCTKVRHSSFTTHWYDTWLRFEGFHKVTGLRTFLALPKHYGHLTGKVLQDLMPKLKCLRALSLSGYWIEELPSSISALKHLRYLNLSCTLIKRLPKSVAELLNLQTLILSGCVCLIELPSCIGNLINLQCLDISGTDELNEMPLQIGNLANIHTLTKFIVGKDNGLNIKELKKFPHISGFLHISRIENVLNIREAELANLMEKQRLQELDLEWAELDLNSYGSRDPSDEVQVLNSLRPPQNLLRLSIKSFGGTELPLWIGDPTFSNMARLKLCNCGNITSLPPLGQLPSLEELSIQGMNRVKKVGVEFHGNGLSFACLKTLTIQDMLEWEQWSWSRCGNEEAAVTFPNLHKLELRNCPKLSSKLPSCLQSLQELSIEYCQEMVLRSLSDLTSLTILRIHEVSGLVSLHEAHIETLVALEDLRIEACHQLKYLWKYGTSLYKLACLTHLGVNGCEQLVSLIEGEEGQLPCNLQVLKIIGCHNLDKLPNGLHSLTSLRDLIISFCTKLLSFPATRLPYSLRCLEIQGCDSLESLPEGIMCDVNDIKQTSVLETLKICTCRSLMSCPIGEFPASLKTLKIKCCNWPTQLLQSAFHGLSQLRYLSIVDCQQLLSFQETGLPMHSLISLTIGQCENLRLLPNPMHDLHSLKYLYINNCEGLVSFPEGGLPVNLTELSISSCGGLESFPQRGLPPKLTQLSIQYCKNIKQPMREWGLHKLTSLRHFRIYGSSPSTKMFDSFPDADGLLLPTSLTYVKICELENLKSISKGLQKVTSLQCLCFESCQNLLYLPEEGFPDTLEHLIIIGCPHLAERCCKNKGVYWPIISHLPYVET
- the LOC110624048 gene encoding pathogenesis-related thaumatin-like protein 3.5, yielding MLQLSMQTQSFGSVIQMARNLSLQGAFLFIFFIIASAQNTSTTTKTFTLFNNCKGTIWPAIITKGDNNRGDGFVLKPAQTASYTASSGWSGRIWARTGCNFNNNGVGSCQTGSCGTSLNCSGPSSPPNTIAEFTLGDTDFYDVSLVDGFNLPIGILPLNGKGNCSNAGCESDLRGSCPSELSVKSNGQVVACRSACDVFNTDEYCCRGAYSEPVACVSSNYSKVFKQACPAASSYAFDKDSTSIITCSASDYAVTFCASRNQALCSYHDNKVVCNKANGSKALLPNGWWNLMVILPLLFILQIKI